Proteins found in one Vallitalea guaymasensis genomic segment:
- a CDS encoding aminopeptidase P family protein has product MAEITVNERIELLRQEMKKEGLSAYIIPSADPHQSEYVAEYYKSRAYISGFTGSVGTVIITMSESCLWTDGRYFIQAEKQLSDSEVVLYKMLEPGVPTYQEWLKDNIKAGEKIGFDQRLFSVNDMKMLKNVINNDKIELVGNIDLISNIWKNRPALPTDKVFYHDIKYTGSTAAEKIDSIRNEMKKKDSEIYLISSLNDIAWLFNIRGNDIIYTPIPYAYGIITLTEAILYIQLDKVPEDVRAILEEQNIVIKAYEDIFDDIKIYTKDLTVTYDPTKLNYGLKSMIDSSSRIVETLEPTAIVKAKLNDTEIMNLKECEIKDGVALVKFLYWLEKAVPSGDITEITAAEKLASFRKENPLYIEDSFATIPAYQENAAMMHYKPDVATTKTLKPKGFFLLDSGGQYHDGTTDITRTIVLGDITEEERHDYTLVVKAHIALARLVFLHGSTGSNLDVIARQPIWQEYMDYKCGTGHSVGFLLGVHEGPARIRKGSSDVVIEEGMYLTNEPGIYKENKHGIRIENSILVKEVMNNSDGRFMAFDTISYCPIDLKGIDVTILTCDEKDWLNNYHQEVYNKLSPHLNEDECLWLQSQTKSI; this is encoded by the coding sequence ATGGCTGAAATTACAGTAAATGAACGTATAGAATTATTACGTCAAGAAATGAAGAAGGAAGGCTTATCTGCCTATATTATCCCCAGTGCTGACCCCCATCAAAGCGAATACGTAGCTGAATACTACAAGAGCAGAGCTTACATATCAGGATTTACCGGTTCAGTAGGAACAGTTATCATTACTATGTCAGAAAGTTGTCTATGGACTGATGGCAGATATTTTATTCAGGCTGAAAAACAACTCAGTGATAGTGAAGTTGTTCTATATAAAATGCTTGAACCAGGTGTACCTACATATCAGGAATGGTTGAAAGATAACATTAAGGCTGGTGAAAAAATAGGATTCGACCAGCGTTTATTCTCAGTGAATGACATGAAAATGCTTAAAAATGTAATAAATAATGATAAAATAGAGCTTGTAGGCAATATAGACCTTATATCAAATATATGGAAGAACAGACCAGCTCTACCTACTGACAAAGTTTTTTATCATGATATAAAATATACAGGTTCAACAGCTGCTGAAAAAATTGATTCAATACGAAATGAAATGAAAAAGAAAGATTCAGAAATATATTTGATCAGCTCTCTCAATGATATTGCTTGGCTATTTAATATTAGAGGTAATGATATCATATACACCCCTATCCCATATGCTTATGGAATAATAACTTTGACCGAAGCTATTCTATATATACAACTTGATAAAGTTCCTGAAGATGTTCGAGCAATACTGGAAGAACAAAATATTGTCATAAAAGCTTATGAGGATATATTTGATGATATAAAAATATATACTAAGGATTTAACAGTTACCTATGACCCTACTAAGTTAAATTACGGTCTAAAGTCAATGATTGATTCTTCAAGCCGTATTGTAGAGACACTTGAACCTACAGCTATTGTAAAAGCTAAACTTAATGATACTGAAATCATGAATTTGAAGGAATGTGAAATAAAAGATGGTGTTGCACTAGTAAAATTCTTGTATTGGTTAGAAAAAGCTGTTCCAAGTGGAGATATAACAGAAATTACTGCAGCAGAGAAATTAGCAAGTTTCAGAAAAGAAAATCCTCTATATATAGAAGATAGTTTTGCAACAATCCCAGCTTATCAAGAAAATGCGGCAATGATGCATTATAAACCTGATGTGGCAACTACCAAGACATTAAAACCAAAAGGATTTTTCTTACTTGATTCCGGTGGACAATATCATGATGGTACTACTGATATAACCCGTACCATTGTTTTGGGTGATATAACAGAAGAAGAACGACATGATTATACTCTAGTTGTGAAGGCACATATTGCTCTTGCACGTCTAGTATTCTTACATGGTTCTACTGGTTCTAATCTTGATGTTATAGCAAGACAGCCTATTTGGCAAGAATATATGGATTACAAGTGTGGAACTGGTCATTCAGTAGGTTTCTTATTAGGTGTACACGAAGGACCTGCTAGAATCCGTAAAGGATCTAGTGATGTAGTTATTGAAGAAGGAATGTATCTTACTAACGAGCCTGGTATCTACAAAGAAAATAAACATGGTATACGTATAGAAAACTCTATACTAGTCAAAGAAGTAATGAATAATTCTGATGGCCGTTTTATGGCATTTGACACAATATCCTATTGTCCTATAGACTTAAAAGGTATTGATGTTACAATACTTACCTGTGATGAAAAAGATTGGCTAAACAACTACCACCAGGAAGTGTATAATAAGCTTTCTCCTCATCTTAACGAAGATGAGTGCTTATGGCTTCAATCTCAGACAAAGAGTATATAA
- a CDS encoding alkaline phosphatase translates to MKKKIIGIALMTMMILSLSLQSNDILKAVNSTVLANTSVKTPKYIFYFIGDGMGTSQRQISEYYLQEISGDKDKKLVMNTFPHSAINTTHSLNTLITDSAAAGTALATGHKTNNGVISKDVEGNNLKTLIESAEEKGMATGLASTTRITHATPAVFASHNESRGNENDIAVDFLDSGVDYIVGGGVRHFLPMDFTDNQTDAFGGKIYSKRKDDKNVLADFRNEGYTVRYGVKGAEEFRNDVFKKGDKYLNLFTASHLPYTIDDENNDKYHVPTLAEITSKGIDLLSKDEDGFFFMIEGGRIDHACHPNDPSGTIMDTLAFDKAVEEAYEFYKKHPQDTLIIVVGDHETGGLGMGVNTDYFLNLQELEKAIMSIEEFQGSYTGDRKEYYNLIGEKFGLTELSDEEKAIIDKGMDMVDKEIIDPGNAYKYDEAAMAVTHVLSERAGIYWTSYAHTATQIPMSAIGVGAENYNGFMDNTTIAEITAKIAGLELN, encoded by the coding sequence ATGAAAAAGAAAATTATAGGTATTGCTTTAATGACTATGATGATATTATCATTATCCCTACAATCAAATGACATATTAAAAGCAGTAAATAGCACTGTATTAGCTAACACAAGCGTGAAAACACCAAAGTACATATTTTATTTTATTGGAGACGGAATGGGTACTTCTCAAAGACAGATATCAGAGTACTATCTACAAGAGATATCAGGGGATAAAGACAAGAAACTTGTAATGAATACATTTCCTCATTCAGCCATAAACACAACACATTCCCTTAATACATTAATAACTGATTCAGCAGCTGCAGGTACAGCACTTGCTACTGGTCATAAAACTAATAACGGGGTAATATCAAAAGATGTTGAGGGAAATAACTTAAAAACTCTTATAGAGAGTGCAGAAGAAAAAGGCATGGCAACTGGATTAGCATCAACAACACGTATAACTCATGCAACACCTGCTGTTTTTGCATCACATAATGAGAGCAGAGGTAACGAAAATGACATAGCAGTTGATTTTTTGGATAGTGGAGTTGATTATATTGTTGGTGGTGGAGTAAGACATTTCTTACCTATGGACTTTACAGATAATCAAACAGATGCATTCGGTGGAAAAATCTATTCAAAACGTAAAGATGACAAAAATGTACTAGCAGATTTCAGAAATGAAGGATACACAGTAAGATACGGAGTAAAAGGAGCAGAAGAGTTTAGGAATGATGTATTTAAAAAAGGTGATAAATACCTTAATCTATTCACAGCTTCACATTTACCATACACAATAGATGATGAAAATAATGATAAATATCATGTACCAACATTAGCAGAGATTACTAGCAAAGGTATAGACTTATTATCAAAAGATGAAGATGGATTCTTCTTTATGATTGAAGGTGGACGTATTGACCATGCCTGTCACCCAAATGACCCATCAGGAACTATTATGGATACGCTTGCTTTTGATAAAGCAGTAGAGGAAGCATATGAATTCTATAAAAAACATCCACAAGACACGTTGATTATCGTTGTTGGCGACCATGAGACAGGTGGTCTTGGAATGGGCGTTAATACTGATTATTTCTTGAATCTTCAAGAGCTTGAAAAAGCAATAATGTCAATAGAAGAATTTCAAGGCAGTTATACTGGTGATAGAAAAGAATATTACAATTTGATTGGTGAGAAATTTGGTTTGACTGAGTTATCAGATGAAGAAAAAGCTATTATTGATAAAGGAATGGACATGGTAGATAAAGAGATAATTGATCCTGGCAATGCTTATAAATACGATGAAGCAGCAATGGCAGTAACACATGTATTATCAGAGCGAGCTGGTATTTATTGGACATCTTATGCACATACAGCAACTCAAATACCTATGTCAGCTATTGGTGTGGGAGCAGAGAATTATAATGGTTTTATGGATAATACAACCATAGCTGAAATTACTGCAAAAATAGCAGGATTAGAATTAAATTAA
- a CDS encoding YibE/F family protein, which translates to MNKKIRVSFIYGILCIIIFLLFIQSNKSSDKYNKNVREIKAKVIEVDDSNVVKAGVSAIGFQELKVIAGNSNYKGETIDVENQLVGKLDYDNYYKIGDIIIIAVKTENDKIIDAKAVDLYRQNYLGFIFLVFVILLIIYARSIGVKALLSFICTMFILWKFLIPNLLQGKNPLIIAFITLFALSAIILFTVAGFNKKGISAFLGTLSGLLITLVLTMVVGDKLGLMGMTSPYAETIVFSGYFDLNMKYIFYVAIIIGSSGAAMDIAMDVSSACQEIKNKKKNITQRELIKSGFNVGRDVIGTMTTTLLLAYSGGYLTLLMLFQIRDSSFTRIINMKIISAEIMRTLIGSIGLVIVAPITAIIAGILMGTKVIKKLD; encoded by the coding sequence ATGAATAAAAAAATTAGAGTATCATTTATATACGGTATATTATGCATAATTATATTTCTGCTTTTCATCCAATCCAATAAATCCTCAGACAAGTATAATAAGAATGTTAGAGAAATAAAAGCCAAAGTTATTGAAGTAGATGATAGTAATGTTGTAAAAGCAGGTGTTTCAGCAATTGGGTTTCAAGAATTGAAGGTTATTGCAGGGAATAGTAACTATAAAGGTGAGACCATAGATGTAGAAAATCAGCTTGTAGGTAAACTGGATTATGATAACTATTATAAGATTGGTGACATAATCATTATTGCAGTCAAGACGGAAAATGATAAAATCATTGATGCAAAAGCTGTGGATCTATATAGACAGAATTATCTAGGATTCATCTTTTTGGTATTTGTGATTTTACTAATTATATATGCTAGAAGTATTGGAGTTAAAGCCTTACTTTCATTTATATGTACTATGTTCATATTATGGAAATTTTTGATACCTAATCTATTACAAGGAAAAAATCCATTGATAATAGCCTTTATAACTCTTTTCGCTTTATCTGCCATTATATTATTCACAGTAGCAGGATTCAATAAAAAGGGTATATCAGCATTCTTAGGTACTTTATCAGGTTTGTTGATAACTCTAGTACTGACTATGGTAGTTGGGGATAAATTAGGATTAATGGGAATGACATCTCCATATGCAGAAACAATTGTATTCAGTGGATATTTTGACCTTAATATGAAATATATTTTTTATGTAGCCATTATAATAGGGTCTTCAGGAGCTGCAATGGATATAGCGATGGATGTATCTTCAGCCTGCCAGGAGATAAAAAACAAAAAAAAGAATATTACCCAAAGAGAACTTATAAAATCAGGATTCAATGTAGGCAGAGACGTAATAGGTACAATGACAACCACATTACTTCTTGCATACTCTGGGGGTTACCTAACATTACTTATGCTATTTCAGATAAGGGATTCAAGCTTTACAAGAATCATAAACATGAAAATAATATCAGCAGAGATAATGAGAACACTGATCGGAAGTATTGGGTTAGTAATAGTAGCACCAATAACAGCAATTATCGCAGGTATTTTAATGGGGACAAAGGTAATAAAAAAACTAGACTAA
- the hcp gene encoding hydroxylamine reductase — MDNAMFCYQCEQTAGGKGCTKMGICTKDPNVAKMQDVLIFLLKGLGYYATKLIEDGQVIPRELGEFCTECVFATLTNVNFAPERFVEYIKKTNYYKKDLMNKASTSDAPEGADYIAPETKEEILSIPNMKNLGVMDDEDLDMDIRSLRELLIYGIKGMGAYFHHAYVLGKYDAEIANFMFKALSSTLDRDLTVEDYFNLNMELGKTNFKCMELLDAANTGAFGDPEPTEMLITKKKGPFIVVSGHDLNDLGDLLEQTEGKGINIYTHGEMLPCNAYPGLKKYKHLIGNFGGAWQDQQKEFDNLPGAILMTSNCLMKPRKSYKDRLFTSSIVGWPDVTHIPTVDGHKDFTPVIEKALKLEGFTADEPEKRIPMGFARNAVLSNADTIVNAVKEGKIRHFFLIGGCDGARPGRNYYTEFAEKTPKDTIILTLACGKYRFNKLDLGSIGPFPRILDVGQCNDAYSAIKIALALSEAFECDVNDLPLSYIITWYEQKAVVVLLTMLYLGLKDIYLGPTLPAFITPNILQVLVDKFNLQSISTPDHDLQTILG; from the coding sequence ATGGACAATGCTATGTTTTGTTATCAATGCGAACAAACAGCAGGGGGTAAAGGTTGTACTAAAATGGGCATTTGCACCAAAGACCCGAATGTAGCTAAAATGCAGGACGTTCTAATTTTCCTATTAAAAGGCTTAGGTTACTATGCAACAAAATTAATTGAAGATGGACAGGTTATACCTAGAGAATTAGGAGAGTTTTGTACGGAGTGTGTATTCGCAACACTTACCAATGTTAACTTTGCACCAGAAAGATTCGTTGAATATATCAAAAAAACCAATTACTACAAAAAAGACTTAATGAATAAAGCTTCAACTTCTGATGCACCTGAAGGAGCAGATTATATTGCTCCTGAAACAAAAGAAGAGATTCTCAGTATTCCCAATATGAAAAACTTAGGTGTTATGGACGACGAAGACTTAGATATGGATATTCGTTCTTTAAGAGAGTTGTTAATATATGGGATAAAAGGTATGGGAGCTTATTTTCATCATGCATACGTACTTGGAAAATATGATGCTGAAATAGCTAATTTCATGTTTAAGGCTCTTAGTTCTACCCTTGATAGAGATTTAACCGTTGAAGATTATTTCAACCTTAACATGGAACTTGGCAAGACCAATTTCAAATGTATGGAGCTGCTAGATGCAGCAAATACTGGTGCTTTTGGTGATCCAGAACCCACTGAAATGCTCATAACCAAGAAAAAAGGACCTTTTATTGTAGTGTCAGGTCATGATCTAAATGACTTAGGAGATTTACTTGAACAAACTGAAGGTAAAGGTATCAATATATATACCCATGGAGAAATGCTTCCTTGTAATGCTTATCCAGGATTAAAGAAATACAAACATCTAATAGGAAATTTTGGTGGTGCTTGGCAAGATCAACAAAAAGAGTTTGATAATTTGCCTGGTGCAATATTAATGACAAGTAATTGCTTAATGAAACCTAGAAAAAGTTATAAAGACAGGTTATTCACTTCAAGTATTGTTGGCTGGCCTGATGTAACCCACATACCTACTGTTGATGGTCATAAGGATTTTACACCTGTTATAGAAAAAGCTTTAAAATTAGAAGGCTTCACTGCAGATGAACCAGAAAAAAGAATACCTATGGGATTTGCCAGAAACGCTGTCCTAAGTAATGCAGATACAATTGTTAATGCTGTCAAAGAGGGTAAAATAAGGCATTTCTTCTTGATTGGTGGCTGCGATGGAGCTAGACCTGGAAGAAATTATTATACAGAATTTGCTGAAAAGACACCAAAAGATACTATTATATTAACTCTTGCATGTGGTAAATATAGATTCAACAAATTAGACCTTGGTTCTATAGGTCCATTCCCAAGGATACTGGATGTAGGTCAATGTAATGATGCTTATTCAGCTATTAAGATTGCTTTAGCTTTATCAGAAGCATTTGAATGTGATGTGAATGATCTTCCATTGTCCTATATTATAACATGGTATGAACAAAAAGCGGTTGTGGTATTACTCACAATGTTATACCTTGGTTTGAAAGATATTTATCTTGGACCTACATTACCTGCTTTCATAACTCCAAATATTCTTCAAGTATTGGTTGATAAATTCAATCTACAGTCTATCTCAACACCAGACCATGATTTACAAACCATTCTTGGTTAA
- a CDS encoding lanthionine synthetase C family protein, which produces MKWSQVTDEEIRNKIQRIVDDGAHRLVNPEQIQKDMLELINIRKESGKDYIPWSPIDLARGYSGFCVMFGALDRAYPQGGWDSIGHPYLQKIQRVIMKEGIREFSLWTGIGGVIIAARALSRDGTRYETFIKELNSFFIKSFPSMMQYMESRLKQGISLKEFDVIQGLSGIGRYVLCFIEEKEMRLAMEQILEYLVKLCADKEHKGLVVPGWYVSSDRCTGYDSKEYPNGHFNCGMSHGIPGVLALMSIALMKGVEVSGQREAIHKIANWIIKWKENDEYGPLWPARISWEENKKGKSRNVVPREAWCYGGPGIARALWLSGIAVNNEEWKSVALETFRGTAMRPKSKWNIESDTFCHGRAGLLQMVQRMYSESGDKIIGELRDKLLEQVLNLWNPEELYGYQEKESSDKQDIAGLLDGAAGVFTVLIGLIQEQDTDWDLIFLIR; this is translated from the coding sequence ATGAAATGGTCTCAGGTGACAGATGAAGAAATTCGTAATAAGATACAACGGATTGTTGATGATGGAGCACATAGATTAGTTAATCCAGAGCAGATTCAAAAGGATATGCTTGAATTAATTAACATACGTAAAGAATCTGGAAAAGATTACATACCTTGGTCACCTATTGATTTAGCTAGAGGGTATAGTGGTTTTTGTGTGATGTTTGGAGCTTTGGATAGGGCGTATCCCCAAGGGGGATGGGATAGTATTGGACATCCCTACTTACAAAAGATACAGAGAGTAATCATGAAAGAGGGGATCAGAGAATTTAGTCTTTGGACTGGTATTGGTGGTGTAATAATAGCAGCAAGAGCATTATCACGAGATGGAACCAGATATGAGACCTTCATAAAAGAATTGAATTCATTTTTCATAAAGTCATTTCCTAGTATGATGCAGTATATGGAATCAAGACTAAAACAAGGTATTTCTCTAAAAGAGTTTGATGTTATTCAAGGGTTGAGCGGTATTGGGCGCTATGTACTTTGTTTCATAGAGGAAAAAGAGATGAGACTGGCAATGGAACAGATTCTTGAATATCTGGTGAAGTTATGTGCAGATAAAGAGCATAAAGGATTAGTTGTACCTGGCTGGTATGTATCGTCTGATAGATGTACTGGATATGATAGTAAAGAATATCCCAATGGTCACTTCAACTGTGGAATGTCACATGGTATACCTGGTGTTCTTGCTTTGATGTCCATAGCTTTGATGAAGGGAGTAGAAGTATCTGGTCAGCGTGAAGCTATACATAAGATTGCTAACTGGATTATAAAGTGGAAAGAAAATGATGAATATGGACCACTTTGGCCAGCTAGAATCTCATGGGAAGAGAATAAGAAAGGTAAATCAAGAAATGTTGTTCCAAGAGAAGCTTGGTGCTATGGAGGTCCTGGAATTGCACGTGCACTTTGGTTAAGCGGCATTGCAGTTAACAACGAAGAATGGAAGAGTGTGGCACTAGAAACATTCAGAGGGACTGCCATGAGACCAAAGAGTAAATGGAATATAGAATCTGATACATTTTGTCACGGGAGAGCAGGATTACTTCAAATGGTACAGAGAATGTACTCTGAAAGTGGAGATAAAATTATTGGAGAATTACGGGATAAGTTATTAGAACAAGTACTGAATTTATGGAATCCAGAAGAGCTTTATGGATATCAGGAAAAAGAATCTTCAGATAAGCAGGATATAGCTGGATTACTAGATGGAGCAGCTGGAGTATTTACAGTATTAATAGGATTGATACAGGAACAGGATACAGATTGGGATTTAATATTTTTGATAAGGTGA
- a CDS encoding ABC transporter ATP-binding protein produces the protein MAVDREDSSVMSIANILKSFRYWPRIMGLLWATDAKSLIAIMILNLFHGISPIIVLILTKDLINSITYSWTEGFNVILKAFAILVAFTLLSQLLNLIQSYIESLFKVLLMNRINKLIMEKSVSLSLKDFENSEVQDALKLAQNEAGHRPYQIMQQMMSLISGIVTLISAAGMLIIFRWWMAFILLIIPFTSFYSFLRIGQQEFLVQYNRIPKMRKAWYYSYLMTNDKNFKEVKLYQLGKYLQRCYNGLFKSFYKEDKKIAKKRLSTGIIFQVINVIANVLMMVVVLRSAFLREIEIGTVVALTQTITMTQSNSQALISGILSLCQHNLFLKQLFIFLDLKVSKNDKGKRTDIMEIETVEFKNVSFMYPDTNRYALNNVSFKLKRGETMAIVGRNGSGKTTLMKILTGLYDDFKGDILINGISIRSFNQEALRNHMAVVCQDFVQYELNMRHNIGFGNVNRLERDDELLESARRAGIDDLVDQLPHGLDTQIGRLFDQGSQLSGGQWQRVAIARAFMRKADLYILDEPSSMLDPESELQVFEKFRELIHQHIGIFISHRYTSIKYADHIIMMDQGEVVEQGSHIELMKKDSMYAYLYKMQLSAYSDNDKEEVQYEMVSGDR, from the coding sequence ATGGCGGTAGATAGAGAGGATTCAAGTGTAATGTCTATAGCTAATATATTAAAATCGTTTAGGTATTGGCCTCGTATCATGGGGCTGTTATGGGCTACAGATGCAAAAAGTTTGATTGCAATAATGATTTTGAATCTATTTCATGGTATTTCACCAATCATTGTTTTGATATTGACCAAAGACTTGATTAACTCCATTACTTATTCATGGACCGAAGGCTTTAATGTAATCCTTAAGGCATTTGCCATACTAGTTGCATTTACACTGTTAAGTCAGTTGCTGAATCTGATTCAGAGTTATATAGAGAGCTTATTCAAAGTCCTTTTGATGAATAGAATAAATAAGCTAATAATGGAAAAATCAGTATCATTATCATTGAAGGATTTTGAGAACTCGGAAGTTCAAGATGCTTTGAAGCTTGCTCAAAATGAAGCAGGTCATCGTCCATATCAGATTATGCAGCAGATGATGTCATTAATAAGCGGTATTGTAACACTTATCTCTGCGGCAGGAATGCTGATAATTTTCAGATGGTGGATGGCTTTTATATTGCTTATTATACCATTTACATCATTTTATTCTTTTCTTCGTATAGGACAGCAAGAGTTTCTAGTACAGTATAATCGTATACCTAAGATGAGGAAGGCGTGGTATTATTCTTATCTAATGACAAACGATAAGAACTTCAAAGAAGTGAAACTGTATCAACTAGGGAAATATCTTCAAAGATGTTACAATGGTCTATTCAAAAGCTTCTATAAAGAAGATAAGAAAATTGCCAAAAAAAGGTTGAGTACAGGAATTATATTTCAAGTTATTAACGTTATTGCTAACGTATTAATGATGGTAGTTGTACTTAGGTCTGCATTTCTTAGGGAGATAGAAATCGGAACTGTAGTGGCATTGACTCAGACTATAACTATGACACAGAGTAACTCACAAGCACTTATATCTGGGATACTTTCATTATGTCAACATAACCTTTTTCTAAAACAGCTATTTATATTCTTGGACTTGAAAGTCAGTAAGAATGATAAAGGTAAACGTACTGATATAATGGAAATTGAGACCGTTGAGTTTAAAAATGTATCTTTCATGTATCCAGATACTAATAGATATGCTCTTAATAATGTAAGTTTCAAGTTGAAGCGTGGAGAAACAATGGCAATCGTTGGACGAAACGGTTCAGGTAAAACTACACTCATGAAGATATTAACTGGATTATATGATGATTTCAAAGGTGACATCCTTATTAATGGAATATCCATACGTTCATTTAATCAAGAAGCATTACGCAATCATATGGCTGTAGTTTGTCAGGACTTTGTTCAGTATGAACTTAATATGAGGCACAACATAGGATTTGGTAATGTCAATAGACTTGAACGTGATGACGAATTGTTAGAATCAGCAAGAAGAGCTGGAATAGATGATTTGGTAGATCAGTTACCACATGGATTGGATACCCAGATTGGAAGGTTGTTCGATCAGGGTAGTCAATTATCTGGAGGACAATGGCAGAGGGTTGCGATTGCCCGTGCATTTATGCGTAAGGCTGATTTGTATATACTTGATGAACCTAGTTCCATGTTAGACCCAGAATCTGAACTCCAAGTGTTTGAGAAATTCAGAGAACTGATTCACCAGCATATAGGTATATTCATTTCACATCGATATACCTCAATAAAGTATGCAGACCATATAATCATGATGGATCAGGGAGAGGTTGTTGAACAAGGAAGCCATATTGAATTGATGAAAAAAGACAGTATGTATGCTTATCTATATAAAATGCAGCTATCTGCATATAGTGATAATGATAAGGAGGAAGTACAATATGAAATGGTCTCAGGTGACAGATGA